Proteins encoded within one genomic window of Oscarella lobularis chromosome 6, ooOscLobu1.1, whole genome shotgun sequence:
- the LOC136188204 gene encoding uncharacterized protein yields the protein MTKGEWKALEQLQKRKDIIVKQADKGSGIVVQSKDAYIRHGEAHVLDEKTYVPLVTDRTPALTNEINDTLDSFVQLGLIDKIEHRALLRSDTTVRTQVLYFLRTIHKNPYGIRPIVSGCSGPTEGISVYVDSILQPIVCKTASFLKDSTAFLQAIESTPIAHNAILVSIDVSALYTSIPQEKGILICQKAVKNYPDKPDLPNVISTFLEFILKANVFTFNGKPFKQKHGTAMGTKCAPCFANLFMNDLETKFLETRSPNRKPSMWKRYIDDIWCIWPHPREDLEVFLKELNSFDQDLKFTWDISDTEANYLDVHLYKGQRFYSTPDKGILDVETYFKPTNTFQYVHFTSAHPPGVKKAIPLGETHRYLRSTSDKEAFERRKRQLETRLKERGYPLSFTQALTERLPFERRKELLPTTPAIDDPTNMESSKETTDSPPSSLSKNNEDETAPPPPKRKRKGSKAPFVFPTTYCP from the coding sequence ATGACGAAAGGGGAATGGAAAGCACTTGAGCAACTCCAGAAACGTAAGGACATTATCGTGAAACAAGCGGACAAGGGATCAGGCATTGTCGTACAGTCAAAAGACGCGTATATACGACACGGCGAGGCGCACGTACTCGATGAAAAAACATACGTGCCACTCGTAACAGATCGCACACCAGCACTGACAAACGAGATCAATGATACATTGGACTCGTTTGTCCAGCTAGGCCTGATCGATAAGATCGAGCACAGGGCCCTCCTCCGCAGCGACACGACCGTACGCACACAAGTGCTCTATTTCCTAAGAACGATTCACAAGAATCCTTACGGAATACGGCCCATCGTCAGCGGATGCTCAGGACCAACGGAAGGCATATCAGTCTACGTTGATTCAATCCTACAACCTATTGTCTGTAAGACGGCCAGTTTCCTAAAAGATTCTACGGCTTTTCTACAGGCAATCGAATCGACACCAATTGCCCACAACGCAATTTTGGTGTCAATCGACGTTTCGGCACTTTACACGAGCATTCCCCAAGAAAAGGGAATCCTCATCTGCCAAAAGGCAGTAAAAAACTATCCGGACAAACCGGACCTGCCAAACGTCATATCGACGTTTTTGGaattcattctaaaggcaaaCGTCTTCACTTTCAACGGAAAACCGTTTAAACAGAAACACGGCACAGCCATGGGCACAAAATGTGCTCCGTGCTTCGCCAATCTCTTTATGAACGATCTCGAGACCAAATTTCTCGAGACTCGCTCGCCCAACCGAAAACCGTCAATGTGGAAACGCTACATTGACGATATCTGGTGCATCTGGCCACATCCCCGTGAAGATCTCGAAGTCTTTCTAAAGGAACTCAACTCCTTTGACCAAGATCTAAAGTTCACGTGGGATATAAGCGACACTGAGGCAAACTACCTCGATGTTCACTTATACAAAGGCCAACGTTTCTATTCGACACCCGACAAGGGTATATTGGACGTTGAAACGTATTTCAAACCAACGAATACGTTCCAATACGTCCACTTTACGTCGGCACATCCGCCTGGCGTAAAGAAAGCCATCCCCCTCGGGGAAACACACCGCTACCTACGCTCCACTTCCGACAAGGAAGCATTCGAGCGTAGGAAACGACAACTAGAGACACGCCTCAAAGAACGAGGATACCCTCTATCGTTTACCCAAGCACTCACCGAACGTCTACCGTTCGAAAGACGCAAGGAGTTGCTTCCGACAACTCCAGCAATTGACGATCCCACAAACATGGAATCGTCAAAGGAAACTACCGACTCACCACCGTCCTCGTTGTCCAAAAACAACGAGGACGAAAcagcaccaccaccaccaaaaaggaaacgaaagggCTCAAAAGCGCCATTCGTCTTCCCAACGACATACTGTCCATGA